The nucleotide sequence GGTTCTCCTCAAACGGTTATGACTTTTATGCCGATAGGAATGATCTAAGAGCCTGACTGGTAATCTCCAAAAGCTGCCGGAAGATTTGCAGCTAAGACTCGATCAACGAATGCCTGCCTGTTATCCTCAAATGACTCAAGGGACGTCTAATCTGTGTTCAATAGTAAAGTGAGACATTTAAATGAAGTTTGGCATTTGTCAGGAATTGTTTGTTGGCTGGGACTGGGAACAACAATGTGATCTGATCGCTGAGATCGGTTATACGGGGATCGAACTGGCACCGTTTGCATTCGCCGAGCGTCCCTCTGATATTTCTGCAGAACAACGGGCATTTCTGAGAAAAACAGCAGAGGATCGCGGGCTGCAAATCTTTGGCCTGCATTGGCTTCTGGCGAAAACCGAAGGCCTGCATCTGACAACCGCCGATGCGGCCGTTCGAAAGAAAACAGCCAGTTATCTGGTTGAACTTGGGGAGTTATGTGCGGACCTGGGAGGCGATTTAATGGTCTTCGGATCTCCCTTCCAGCGGAATATTGAAGAAGGCATGACGCGTGAGCAGGCTTATGCAAATGCGGCGGAAGTTTTCCGAAACTGTCTGCCTGCCATTGGCGAACGTGGTGTGCGAATCTGTATGGAACCGCTGACTACCAAGGAAACAGATTTTGTGAATACCTGCGCCGAGGCGCTGGAACTGATCGATATGGTCGGGGCCGACAATTTTGTATTGCACCAGGATGTGAAAGCGATGCTCGGCGCGGAAACGGAATCGATCCCTGAACTCATTCACAAATACGACACGCGCACAGGTCACTTCCATGTGAATGATTCCAACCTTCTGGGTCCCGGCATGGGAGAGACTGACTACCATCCGATCTTCAAAGCGCTGAAAGAAAGTCGATACGATGGATGGATCTCGGTAGAAGTTTTTGACTATGAACCTGGCTGTGAACACATCGCGCGCGAAAGTTTTCGCTATATGAAAGAAGTCTGGGAAAGTGTCTGAACGACTCAAAACAAGCGTTGAGGCAAAAAAATTTTTGAAAACCTCAAAATAATTCCAGCCCCTTTTTGATGTCGTTTTGAAATGGAGAGCGCTTGTCTTATTACAGCGCCTGTGAAAGACAAAGACATTCACGTTAAAACAGAATGATCGATTTTACCCTATTTTTGTAGGGTGAAATCGATCTCTTTTTTTAAACGTTACACGCAGCGCGCGTGCGCGTTAATGATATATTTTGTGATTTCTTTTTTAAACGCTCTTGACGAGTCGGTTTACATCGAACAGAAAAGATGCTTTTAGTAAGAGAATTGGCTTGCAGAATTTTTCGAAATATTTACGATGATGGCCATTAAATAGATGTAAGTCCTTAGTGCGTAATGAGTGTCAATTAAAAATTCGTTTTAGTTGAAAATCATTCGTTTTAAACGGGGACAAACATCGGAGTTTGTCAAGGTTGACAGACTTCAAATTCTTATTCGTTGTGGCAGACCTTTGCCGACTTATAGCCCGGAGCCAGCGGCAAGGCAGCCCTCGTTTAACTCTCAAAGGAGGATTTGCGGTGGCAAAGAAAAAGGCAAAGAAAGCAGCGCCTAAAAAGGCAGCACCAAAAAAGAAAGCAGCCCCAAAGAAGAAAGCTGCTCCAAAGAAGAAAGCAGCCCCTAAGAAAAAAGCAGTGAAAAAGAAAGCTGCTCCAAAGAAGAAGGCTGCTCCTAAAAAAGCTGCTAAGAAAGCCGCCCCAAAGAAAAAGGCAGCTGCAAAGAAAAAAGCAGTTAAAAAGAAAGCTGCTCCAAAGAAAAAAGCCGCTAAAAAGAAATAGTGATATTTCTGTTAGCAGCAGGAAACAACAAGCCATAACGAGTAAGAAGCGATCGGTTTTTCGATCGCTTCTTCTATTTCAACGACAGGACATGCAAAGAACGTAAGTCCTGAAACGACTGTTACCCGACCCAGGTATTCATTAATACACACCCCTCATTCTTATGCTGGCACCATGACTTGATTTAACGCTACAATCAAATCTCGATTCATTCGTGATTCTGATCAGACGGAAAGTGTACTTGCATTGAATCATCTCAGTACCGAACGCCTTCTAAAACCCAAACGAAAACTGTGGCGTACCCGATTTAAGATGGCGCGAAACACATTGTGTTTTGCACCACGAATTTCTTATGACGATGTGTGCCAGCCTGCAGTCTCTGAAGAAGAATTACAACATTGGGGCGAATGCATTCTGCTCTCTGATTCCACCGCGGTCTTACATCGCGATGGAACCGTTACACGACGCGCTCATAATATAACCGCGCTCTACGCCAATGAATCTCTGGCGCACTGGGATGAAGTCTACCGTTTTTATGATCGCCAGACAGCACTGCATAAGATTCAGACCGCTAAGGTTTACCTGCCAGACGGCAGCGTCAGAAAAGCAAAGAAGGTGGTTCAACCGTATGGACAGACAGCGGTCAACTTTTATCCGCTCCGTCCCGGTGTAACAGTTGAACTGGAAGAACAGCAGGACTACTTTATCCCGAATCGAATCGCCGCTTGCCTGTGGGGACAGGAGTACTTTCAGTTTTCCATTCCCTGTCGACGGCTGCGTTATACCGTCGCTGTCGCGGAACCGTTTACGCTCCACTACCGATTGCACCTCACCGACCTGGAGCCGCAAACCTGGAAGCACGGTTCGTACCAGGTTTACCAGTGGGACCTGCATGATCTGCCAGGATACGAAACCGATGACGGCACTCCGCATCCGCGCGAGGTACTGCCCTGGGTTGATCTCACTACACTGGCCTCCTGGGAACCGATCAATCGCTTTTACCTGAATGATCTCGAGCCACCCGAAAAGACACCGAGCCAGATTCAAAAATTGTCTACGGAACTGATTCAGGAAGAGCAGACGGAAGAAGAGAAAATTTTTACTGCTTACAAATACGCATCAGAAGATGTCCGCTATGGTCGCCATCCGAATGAACTCACTCTGGAAAAAACACGCGAAGTAGGTTCGATGCTTGAGGACATGCGCGGCGACTGCAAAGATAAATCTTCGCTGCTGGTCTCCCTGCTCAGACACCTGGGCATCAAATCTTCGATCGCCATTCTACTGACGCGCATGAATGGTTCAGCAGCGTTACTCCCCGGTGCACGTTTCGATCATGCGATTGTCTCTGTTACCACATCAAGTGGCGAACGTCTGTGGCTGGACCCCGCAGGTGGTCCGGTGACCTTCAAAGATATTCCGTTTAATGATCAGGGGACCCAGGCCCTGTTACTGAATCGTGAAGGTGGCGAACTCACAACCATACCGGAAGGTGGTCCTGAGAAGCATCAAATCAATCGCGTCTGTAATGGGATTCTCGCAGACGACTGCAGCTACCAGTTCACATCGGAAGTTACGACATCCGGTGACACGGCGATGGAATTTCGTTTGAAATATGTGAACCGCAACGAGGACTACACAACCCTCACCCTGGAAAAAGAACTGGCCTCTTCCTGGACGGGTGCCCGCATCGAGGCGCCGCGATTTCTGAATCTGAAAGAGATTTCTGAACCGGTCCGTTACAGTTGCCGAACAACACTGGACCAATGGGCGCGCCAGATTGAAGAGATCATTCTGTTTCGAATTCCCTGGATCGGCTCCATGCAGACAGCCGGCCTGATCAATGTTCAAAAACGAAATTCTGCCCTGCAGACCCCCAGCCCGATTCGTTTCACCGACAGTCACCGCATCCAAATCCCCTCTGAATTCTCCGGCTACGGTTTACCCTATGAGCATCATTTTGAATGCAAATGGGGCCGCTATCAGGCAACGGTCCGAGTTGAAGATTCACTGCTGATTTGTGAACGACAGGTAGATCATCTGGGGGGTATCGTGTTTCAAGATGAGTACCCGGCATTCAAAGAATACTGGGAATCCTGCACGCGCGCCGACGCGCTGGATATCGTCTTAATGAAACATTGAAATTAAACATCTGTATCATCTTATGCATCCAGACCCTCTCTTTTCAGCTGTCAACCGAAATCTGAACTTCCAGACAGGAAATGGTGTCAGACTGAAATAAATAGCCTATTCTCTCAGGAACAACCTGTTAAAATAGAGAGTAGGAGGCAGGGCTCTCGTTTCGCCCGAAATTTTCTCTCCTCTTTTAATATTAGATAAGGTTACAACTCCTTGGCGGATCCTAAACGAGAAGAACTACAAGTCAAAGCAAAACGAGCCATTCTGGTCTCTGTTGTTTCTCCTTCCAATCATATCGATAAGAATCAGGCCCTCGACGAATTAAAAGGGCTCGTAGATACTGCTGGTGTGAAAGTGGTGGGAACGCTGGTGCAGAACCGGGAAAATCCCCATCCGGCCACCTGTCTGGGCAAAGGGAAACTGGAAGAGCTCAAACAAATGGTGAAGCACGTAGATGCGGAACTCATCATTTTTGATAACAATCTTTCTCCCTCTCAGGGGAGGAATATCGAAGAGGAAACAGGAACGGTCATTGTTGACCGCAGTGAACTGATTCTCGATATCTTCGCGACACATGCAAAAACTTATGAAGCCAAACTGCAGGTCGAGCTGGCGCAGCTGCTTTATTTCCGTCCCCGTTTGAAACGACTGTGGACCCACCTGGAGCGTATCGAAGGGGGTGTGGGCGCTGGTCGTGGACCTGGTGAAAAGCAGCTGGAAACCGACCGTCGACTGTTAGACAAACGTGTGGCTGAACTGAAACGCAAACTTTCAGAAGTGGAACGCCGCCGGGAACGAACCGTATCCAATCGGTTCCAGCAGTTGACCGTTTCCCTGGTGGGTTATACAAACGCTGGCAAAAGTACGCTGATGAATGCGCTGACCGGCGCGGACGTCTACATCGCAGACCAGCTGTTTGCCACGCTCGACACACGCACGCGTCGCTGGGAACTCCCGCATTGGGGAGAAATTTTATTAAGCGATACCGTCGGTTTTGTCCGCGATCTGCCTCACCACCTGGTGGCTTCCTTCAAGTCCACCCTGGAAGAAGCGCGGCAGGCAGACCTGTTACTGCATGTTGTTGACTGCAGCAATCCGGAAGTGGAACATCATATCAAAACCGTAAACAAGGTTCTGGATGAAATCGAGATCGAACATAAGAATGCGATCCTGGTGTTCAATAAAACGGACAAAGTTGAAGACCGATCGAAGCTGGATGTACTGCGTCTGAAATACGACAATGCAATCAGCGTCAGCGCGGTTTCGGGTGAGGGACTCGATCGACTCTCTCAGGCCGTCATTGATCGACTGGCCTCGGGCTATGTCATCGTCGAACTGGAAACTCCGGTTGGGAATGGCAAGCTGCTTTCGCAACTGGAGGATCATTCTCTGATTCTGTCTCGTGAGTATTCCCACGACGATACCCGGGTCACCTTCCAGGCACGTATCGCCAGGCGGTTCCTGCCAATGTTGAAAACCGGTCCCGATACCAGTCTCAAGATCCATGATGACGAATCGGCCGTTCCCGGAGATATGATTCCGGAAGAAAGTGTTAACGAATACTGAGGCTCCTGCCCGAACTGGTTCGCTTTCCCCTGCCAATGAAATTGTGTATTACTGATTCATACAGAAACGTTCTCCCACTTGATTGGAGTGATGACCGCATCTTTCGGAAGTTGAACCTCCGGAATGATATCCACCAGACTTCCAGAGACAGACTGACAAAGCACCAGCGCGATGAAGAAACGATGGATCTACGGCATCATAATATTTCTGAGTATCACTTCCATCGGTCTGGCGATCGACTGGTGGTCGGCTCTGCCTGAAGGCGAACAGGCAAGTTATGTCGGTCGACAAACCTGTTTCCAGTGCCATCAGAAAGAAGCCGCGGAGTGGAAAGACTCTGATCACGATCTGGCCATGAACCCTGCCACTCCGGAATTTGTGCTCGGTGATTTCGATAATACCGAACTGGAGCACTTCGGAATCACGTCCCAAATGACCCACGAAGGGGACAAGTATTATGTCACCACACAGGGTCCAGATGGCAAACAGGCACGGTTTGAAGTCAAATACGTGATTGGGGTCAGGCCGCTGCAGCAGTACCTGGCGGAACTGGAGCGTGGCAGAATTCAGGTGCTCCCGGTGACCTGGGATACGGAAATGAAACGCTGGTATTACGTCGGCCTTGATGAACCATTCGGCCCCGATGACCCGCTGCACTGGACCGGATCCGCTCAGAACTGGAATCACATGTGCGCGGAATGTCATACGACGAACTGGGCGAAAAATTATGACGTTGCAACCGACGCGCATCACTTTTCATTTTCAGAGATGCGCGTGAGCTGCGAAGCCTGCCATGGCCCGGGTTCGATTCATGTCAAACTGGCCAATTCAAATTCGCTGTTCTGGGATCGTCGTTACGGCTATGGACTGGCGAAACTGAAAGGGAAAGACGCGACCGCTCAACTGGAGAGTTGTGCTCCCTGCCATTCACATCGTCGGCACGTGGCTCCCGGCCATACCCCCCTGGAACGTTTCCACGATCACTATGCCCTCTCTCTGCTGGATGACCATCTCTATCACCCCGATGGCCAGATCAATGAAGAGGTCTATGTCTTCGGCTCCTTCACTCAGAGCAAGATGTATCGCAAGGGGGTGCGTTGCACCGACTGTCACAACCCTCATTCACTCAAACTGAAGTTTACAGGTAACAAGCTCTGTACCCAGTGTCATCTGGAAGCCAGGTACGATGTCCCCAGCCACCATCATCACAAGATGGGCACCAAAGGAGCCTCTTGTGTGGAATGCCATATGCCATCCAAAACCTATATGGGAGTAGACCCGAGACGGGATCACAGCCTGCGGATCCCCCGCCCTGATCTGACGGTGAAGCTGGGGACTCCCAATGCCTGCAATCAATGCCACACCAAAGCGGAAGAGAATGCAGAGTGGGCAACTCATAAAGTAGAGGAATGGTACGGCCCGAAACGCAGAGACGATCCCCATTATGGAGAGATCCTGGCAGCTGGCCGCGCTGGAAAATCGGAAGCCGAACAGTCCCTCATCAAACTGACCCGGGAAAAAGAGGTCGGTCCGATTGTTCGTGCCACTGCTGTTTCCTTACTGGCGACCCGCTACAACACAACTGAAAGTCGCGAGGCTGTCGAACGGGCGTTGAAGTCAAAAGAAGAACTGGTCCGCCTGGCTGCCCTCCAGGGGTTTGAAGGTTGGACTCCGGGTCCCGAACAGGATCCCAGCAAGATCGGCAAACTGCTGGCAGAAGGACTGACAGATTCCTCGCGCGGCGTCCGTACGGAAGTCGCCCGCATCCTCTCCGGACTGCCGATCATGCCGGATACCAGACAGAATCAGAAAGCACTAAAACAGGCGCTGGAAGAATACAAGGCAGGTCTGCTGGCGGATGGAGACCAGTCCGGATCCCACATGAGCCTGGGGATTCTCTATGCCAACCAGGGTGACCTGAAAAAAGCCGAAGCTGAATTTCGCACGGCCATCAAACTCTCGCCTGCCGTCGCGGGCCCGCGTTCCAACCTGGCACAGTTACTGGAGCAGCAGGGAAGAGCAGACGAAGTCAAAGCATTACGCTCTAAAGAAGCTGAGCTGCTGGCACGAGACGCGCGACTGCTTCCGGAAAATCCCATGCTGCAGTATCGACTGGGACTGCTCTATTATCTGCTGGGACGGGAAGACGAAGCGGTCACCGCGTTGACGAAAGCCTGTGAGCTGGAACCGCAGTCCACGGACTTCCGACTGATGCTGACCCTGCTGTATGAGAAACAGCAGCAGTGGAAGCTGGCTTGGGAATCAGCGGCAGCGTTGGTCAGGCTTCAGCCGAATAACCAGGAGTTTCGCCAGATCTATTTGAACATGTACCAAAAAGCAAACCCGGAAGGCAAGTGACTGCCTCCGGGTTTGTGGCTGGCTGTAAGTAATCGGCTGACGAATCTGTCAGGCTGACTTTCTGAGAACCCCTGTGATACGCTCGAAGGTCTCATTGGAATCAAAGGGAATCAGAATCTGTCCCGAGTGTTCGGTCTTGAGTTTGATCTCGACCTGGGCTCCCAGGATCTCCCGCAATTGCTGCTGCAAGTCTACCAGATGATTGGTCATCTGCGGAGCCGCCGCTGGTTGCTTCGTGTTCTCGAAGGGGACTGTTTCGACTTCCCCTTTGAGGATCTTCCGGACTTCAGCTTCGGTCTTTCGAACCGAGAGTGATTCTGACTGGATCTGCTCGCAGACAGCAACCTGCTTTTCATTATCCAGACTGAGCAGCGTCCGTGCGTGACCGGCGGAGATTTTTTCGGCCTGCAGCGCCTGCTTGACAGGTTCTGCCAGATCGAGCAGGCGGATCATGTTGTTGACAGTCGAACGATCCAGGCTCAGTCGCTGGGCGAGTTGCTCGATCGTACTGTCGAATTGAGACAGGTAGTTTTTGAAGGCCTGGGCCTTTTCAAGCACATTCAGATCTTTCCGCTTGAGGTTCTCCTCAATTGCGACTTCACAGACCTGTCGCTCTTCCAGGTTCAACACGCGACAGGGAACCGTTTTCAAACCGGCATCGCGAGCCGCCTTCAGACGGCGCTCACCGGCGATCAGCTGGTATGCTCCCTCAAACGGTCGAACAAGCAGAGGCTGCAATACACCATGCTGGCGGATACTGCCTTCTAGTTCTTTGAGCGAATCGACAGCAAAATCCTGCCGGGGCTGATAGGGATTGCGTTCGATCAGATCGATGTCAATCTGATCCTGCTCTGCGGGGACGAATACACCCTGTCCTTCTGAAGCCGGGTTGTCATCCTGCTGGTCCGAATCGGAGTCACCACCTCGACCAAGCAAAGCGTTCAAACCGCGACCTAACCTGCGTCGTGGTGCACCGGGTGTTTCTGTGGGATCCATCTGCTGATCTTCTGGATTCTGATTTTGATCTTCCATGACCTTCTTCTCTTATATTTAAACTGCCTGACAAAAACGGAGGGTAACACTAGAACGCATCACTTTTACCATCGCGTCTGTTAATCTCATATACTCAATCCAAGCAGGCTTGGAGACGCTACAGCAAACCTGGATACAGTTCAGGCGCGGGATTCTATTTCGATTTTCGAATTGAAGCAAGAGGGCTTTCGAAATGCTGCCTGAGTGATTCGACTGTGGATGGTGTTTCACGTGGAACACCTACTTTGCCTGGGTTACTTGTGACATAACAGGTACACCAGTCTGAGCGCGACCGTAGAAGTCTCACAGGATTACACCGGACTTTATCTGAATCAGGTGTTTCACGTGGAACGCCTGACTTGCCAGATTTACCTGGCGCGATACAGCAGGACCGGCTCTATTTCCGATGCCTCACCTGGTGAGGATTGATTCAATCTGACCAGCAGGCTGGGAACGTAATCGTAAGAATGAACCAGTTGAAAACGTTCGCGGACTGCGTTGAACTGTTTCTGAAAATCCGGGTCGGTTGCCGCATGGGGGCCCACAATCAGGTAAGCGGGATTCTGCGGAGAAAGCGAATTCAGAAACTCCAGATCAGCCACTGGACCGGTTAGAGGATGCCCCTGAGACTGGATGTTAAAAAACAGAGCAGGTTCCGCATAGGTGTAGAGTATGGCATTCTCGCTGCTGATATCTGACTGGGAACGGAGATCAGCAAGTATGTTTTGCGCGATCGCCTCCAGGTCGTCACGCGTCTGCCAGGCAACCATCGTCCAGGGCTTGAATGCGACGACCAGTAATGCCGCCACCGCGACCACACCGACCGCCGGAGAAATACGGAAACGATGCCGACCTGAACCCGTGGAAGATTGAAACAGCTCAAACAACGATCCTCCCGCGCGCTGTTCCAACCAGCCAGCAAAGGCAGCAGTTCCCAGCCAGGCTGAGATAGTCCAGGGAATCGTCAGACGGGGATAGGGATAGTAAAGTGGTGTCGCAAGCAGCAGGCCACAAAACCAGGCAGCCAGCAACCAGGCAGCCAGCTCTCGATTCAGTTCGTCATCCGAAACCTGTACCTGCCCGGTGGAGAGCGGAAGACGAAAACGACCCGCAGGCAAAAACAGCTGCAGCAGAATTCCAGCGCTCGCCAGCAGACCGAGTACGGGGCTGATCCCCACAAACGCAGAAAGCAAAACCGGAGTAGCAGCAAACAGACCTAACAGGATCAGGTTCCACGTGGAACCGGGAGTCTGGCTATCGGATATTTCAGCAGGTTGATTTCCAGATTTCGATATTCTCGAGCAGACACATAACAGGCAGAGTGCCAGACAGACCAACCCCAGGCTGAGGAAACCGAACGTGCCTTCCAGCAGTCGATGGTTCTGCCATTGACGCCAGAAGGAATGGAACCAGCCGGAGAATCCCACGACGTAGCGGCTGTGATTGGCAGCGACGACAGAGTACCCGCCCGACTTCTGCAGTCCGATGAGGACGGGAGACCAGACCAGAAATGCGACGATCACAACGACCAGCCATCGGAGAAAATAACTGGCAGGCCGTTGCAGCTGACGCCGACGAAACAGAACCCATGGTATCAATCCCGAGAGTCCCACCACCAGGGGAAGCCAGCCATTGTATTTGATCGACCACCCTGCCCCTGTCACGATGCCTGCCAGGAGAGGCCACTTCCAGTCAACTGAGATGAAACTTTTCCAGGTCAGGTAAACCGCCAGCAGGAGACAGAAACCGAGTCCCACATCGGTAAGAGCCACTCTGCTATAGAGCAGATGCAGGTCGCTCAGGCTGGCCAGCGTCAGAGCCACCAGCCCCGCGGCAGGACCAAACCACTCGCGGGCCACCCACCAGATCACCAGGACCGTCAGCATTCCAAACAGCAGCGAAGGCAGAAAGACTCCCAGGGGCCCGCTTCCCAGAAAGATCATCGACCACTCAATCAGGAACGGGAAGAGAGGCGGCGCGTAATAAAAACGGCCCGGGTACTCGGCCCCCTGCTCTGCGGAGAACCACAAGTTCGATGCGTAAACACCTTCGTCGAAATGTTCGACCCCGGAACTGGATAGAAACAGAACCCGTAACAGGCATCCCACCAGCAGGATCAAGGCAACCACGATCTTCTCCGGTTGCGGGATGGATGTTGTTTTCTGATCTGTCTGCTTGAGTCGCGCCACGTCCGGCTTTCATTATTGATGTCGATAAAGGTTGGAATTCAAGTTATTAAATTCTACAGGAACCGTGGCGTTATGCCTATCAATTCCACCGATTCGTGATTTATCATAGACAGCACGGTCGCAGATGCCTGTACTGCCAGTCTGAGACGAGATGAATAATCGAAAACACGAATTGGGATTCCAGGCCGTCTGCCTATAATCCAGTGGGTGATATTATCGAATATTGCTCCGTAAGACAGCCCTGTCTGAGTGGGATCTGCAAACGTCAACAGAACATTTTTGGTATCAGAAGAGAGAGATGAATTCGATGAGTACTCCAGCAAGCCTGTATGATGAAGCAGTCAAAATTTACGAAGGCGGGAATATTGAGCAAGCCGTCGAGAAGCTGAATGAAGTTCTGGCGATGGATGAAAGCTATACCCTGGCTCATTCTGCCATCGCTGTGTACTACCAGAAGCTTGGCAAATTTGACGATGCCATTGCACACGCTACGAAAGTCACCGAGCTGGAACCGGATGACCATTTCTCGTATCTACAACTCTCAGTGATCTGCCAGCGCTGTGGACGCATTCAAGAGGCGGAAGATGCCCTGGCGAAAGCACACTCGATGGGACAGGGAAAATAAACTGTCCGATTCTGATCTGATAAAACATAAAGCCCTCACCCGAATTTCGAGTGAGGGCTTTTTTTATCATAGGTCGCGTCGAGGGTCACTCGTCAGTAATCACCCGGAACGGTGACTCATCATCCGCCTGAAACGGCGACGGAGCTGTAGGTTGGTCCTCGCGAACTTCCTCAAAAGGATTTTCGATTTCGGCAGAAACCGTAGCAGACTGTTGTTGAATGACGGCTGGATTTTCATCGAATGAAATCCGCGCTGGCTCTGCGGGTGTCAGTCGCTCGCGGGAGACAGCCTGTTTGACGGAAGTGGTATTTTCGATCTGTGCAATTTTCAGAGGCGAGGTCGTATTAAAGATACGGCCATCGGGCGACTTCATACGCACGACCAGGGTCAGTTCTGAATTATGTGGTGTGGTCTGCCAGGGCAGTTCGAAGCGGAACCCGGAACCGGCAAAGCCGGAGTACCAGTGAGAGCGCACTTCCTGGCTGTCGAAGGTCCACAGGCCAACCCTTCGATTCTCTTCGGGCTGATTCAGATCGACCAGTTCCAGTTCGAAATCGGCGGGCAGTTTGACCGTTTCCCCATCGGCGTCATGGGGGGTGACGACGGTCGTCCAGAGTTCATCCCCCTGTTTGCTGTCCAGGTCCACGCCCCCGGTGAGCAGGCTGTTAACCTTCACACCGGTTACTTTGTAGAGGGCTTTGGTCTGCTCGGGCAGCAGGCTGCCGCTGGATGCTTTCGCCAGTTGCTTCGACATCTCTTCAGACTGATGTCGTGCCGAATCCAGAGCATGCTGCGATTCTTTCAAATCGCGCTGCAAGGCAAAAATACTGTCTTCCTGCTGACGCAGTCGGGCTTCCAGCAAATCAGAATGACCACGACCTCCACACCCGGTAAGGGTGAGAATCAACAACAACGACATCCATGTCGTAAGGTATTGCTTCATCGGAAATCAATTTCAGCAGAAGACGTTTCTTCTGCCCTCCTCTAAATCAGATTGAAATTATTCTTTGGTTCCAGGCAGTTCAAGATGCTCCAGAACGTTGTCAATCAGACCGTACGACTTGGCTTCCTGGGCATCCATGAAGTTGTCGCGGTCTGTATCCTCTTCAATTTTTTCGAGCGTCTGACCAGTGTGATGCAGCAGAATCTCATTCAGACGCCGCTTCATCTTCAGTACTTCTTTCGCATGAATTTCCAGATCGGTTGCCGTTCCCTGCATCCCGGCCAGTGGCTGGTGAATCATGATGCGGCTGTTCGGTAACGCGTTGCGTTTTCCGGCGGCACCCGCAGTCAGCAACAGGGCACCCATACTGGCAGCCTGCCCGATACAGTAGGTCGCCACGTCACAGGAGATGTACTGCATCGTATCATAGATGGCCATTCCCGCGGTTACGGAACCACCGGGTGAATTGATGTAAAAATGGATGTCTGCTTCGGGATCATCGAACTGGAGGAACAGCAGCTGGGCGACCAGACTTTGTGCCACCTGATCGTTGACCTGTGACCCCATCATCACGATGCGGTCCTGCAGCAGACGACTGTAAATATCCATGGCCCGTTCATCGCGGCCATTCTTTTCGATCACATAAGGAGTAAGGACCGTCATATAAAACTCACTTCAATTGATGATAAATTTGATGGTTGATAATCATTCGACAGTCTGTCTGCCGACGTATGTTGTTTTCTATTCTTTGTCTTTATCTTTTTTATCGCGAACCAGCAGTTCATCGACCAGGCCGTATTCAACCGACTGGGGAGCGGTCAAAAAGCGATCGCGCGAGGTATCGAGGGCAATCTGTTCGATTGACTGACCGGTGTGGTTGGCCAGAATCTGGTTTAAAACTTCACGTGTATCGAGGATGTCTTTGGCCTGAATTTCGATGTCGGAAACCTGTCCGCCGACTTCGCCGTAAGGCTGATGAATCATCATTTTGGCGTGAGGCAGAATGTAACGTTTGCCTTTCTGACCGCCGGCGACCAGGATCGCTCCGCCACTGGCTGCCAGGCCGACACAGTAAGTGGCGACATCGCATTCAATAAACTGCATCGTATCGTAGATGGCCATTGTGGAGGTCACG is from Gimesia maris and encodes:
- a CDS encoding tetratricopeptide repeat protein, with protein sequence MNSMSTPASLYDEAVKIYEGGNIEQAVEKLNEVLAMDESYTLAHSAIAVYYQKLGKFDDAIAHATKVTELEPDDHFSYLQLSVICQRCGRIQEAEDALAKAHSMGQGK
- a CDS encoding ClpP family protease encodes the protein MFDPLSGQMPTQANQRARSYSQQRQMGIGDLLLDNRIIFLDSVINDASANLIVMKLLYLQSENRHQDINLYVNSPGGSVTSTMAIYDTMQFIECDVATYCVGLAASGGAILVAGGQKGKRYILPHAKMMIHQPYGEVGGQVSDIEIQAKDILDTREVLNQILANHTGQSIEQIALDTSRDRFLTAPQSVEYGLVDELLVRDKKDKDKE
- a CDS encoding ArnT family glycosyltransferase; this translates as MARLKQTDQKTTSIPQPEKIVVALILLVGCLLRVLFLSSSGVEHFDEGVYASNLWFSAEQGAEYPGRFYYAPPLFPFLIEWSMIFLGSGPLGVFLPSLLFGMLTVLVIWWVAREWFGPAAGLVALTLASLSDLHLLYSRVALTDVGLGFCLLLAVYLTWKSFISVDWKWPLLAGIVTGAGWSIKYNGWLPLVVGLSGLIPWVLFRRRQLQRPASYFLRWLVVVIVAFLVWSPVLIGLQKSGGYSVVAANHSRYVVGFSGWFHSFWRQWQNHRLLEGTFGFLSLGLVCLALCLLCVCSRISKSGNQPAEISDSQTPGSTWNLILLGLFAATPVLLSAFVGISPVLGLLASAGILLQLFLPAGRFRLPLSTGQVQVSDDELNRELAAWLLAAWFCGLLLATPLYYPYPRLTIPWTISAWLGTAAFAGWLEQRAGGSLFELFQSSTGSGRHRFRISPAVGVVAVAALLVVAFKPWTMVAWQTRDDLEAIAQNILADLRSQSDISSENAILYTYAEPALFFNIQSQGHPLTGPVADLEFLNSLSPQNPAYLIVGPHAATDPDFQKQFNAVRERFQLVHSYDYVPSLLVRLNQSSPGEASEIEPVLLYRAR
- the clpP gene encoding ATP-dependent Clp endopeptidase proteolytic subunit ClpP, translated to MTVLTPYVIEKNGRDERAMDIYSRLLQDRIVMMGSQVNDQVAQSLVAQLLFLQFDDPEADIHFYINSPGGSVTAGMAIYDTMQYISCDVATYCIGQAASMGALLLTAGAAGKRNALPNSRIMIHQPLAGMQGTATDLEIHAKEVLKMKRRLNEILLHHTGQTLEKIEEDTDRDNFMDAQEAKSYGLIDNVLEHLELPGTKE
- a CDS encoding ParB/RepB/Spo0J family partition protein, yielding MEDQNQNPEDQQMDPTETPGAPRRRLGRGLNALLGRGGDSDSDQQDDNPASEGQGVFVPAEQDQIDIDLIERNPYQPRQDFAVDSLKELEGSIRQHGVLQPLLVRPFEGAYQLIAGERRLKAARDAGLKTVPCRVLNLEERQVCEVAIEENLKRKDLNVLEKAQAFKNYLSQFDSTIEQLAQRLSLDRSTVNNMIRLLDLAEPVKQALQAEKISAGHARTLLSLDNEKQVAVCEQIQSESLSVRKTEAEVRKILKGEVETVPFENTKQPAAAPQMTNHLVDLQQQLREILGAQVEIKLKTEHSGQILIPFDSNETFERITGVLRKSA